In one Pseudomonas sp. R84 genomic region, the following are encoded:
- the ruvX gene encoding Holliday junction resolvase RuvX has product MALRLILGFDYGTKQIGVAVGQVITGQARELCTLKAQNGIPDWNQVEALFKEWKPDAVVVGLPLNMDGTPSEMCLRAEKFARRLNGRFNVPFYTHDERLTTFEAKGERLVRGGQKGSYRDNPVDAIAAALLLQGWLDENTALFES; this is encoded by the coding sequence ATGGCGCTGCGTCTGATTCTCGGCTTCGACTACGGCACCAAACAGATCGGCGTCGCAGTCGGCCAGGTGATTACCGGCCAGGCCCGCGAGCTGTGCACCCTGAAAGCGCAAAACGGCATTCCCGACTGGAATCAGGTTGAAGCGCTGTTCAAGGAATGGAAACCCGACGCCGTGGTCGTCGGCCTGCCGCTGAACATGGACGGCACACCCAGCGAAATGTGCCTGCGCGCGGAGAAATTCGCCCGCCGCCTCAATGGCCGCTTCAACGTGCCTTTCTATACCCACGACGAGCGCCTGACCACCTTCGAGGCCAAAGGCGAGCGGCTGGTTCGCGGCGGCCAAAAAGGCAGTTACCGCGACAACCCGGTGGACGCCATCGCCGCCGCTCTGCTGTTGCAGGGCTGGCTCGATGAAAACACCGCATTGTTTGAATCCTGA
- the pilH gene encoding twitching motility response regulator PilH — MARILIVDDSPTEMYKLTGMLEKHGHEVLKAENGADGVALARQEKPDAVLMDIVMPGLNGFQATRQLTKDPETGHIPVIIITTKDQETDKVWGTRQGAKDYLTKPVDEDTLIKTLNNVLEG, encoded by the coding sequence ATGGCACGTATCCTGATCGTCGATGATTCGCCGACTGAAATGTACAAACTCACCGGCATGCTCGAAAAGCACGGCCATGAAGTGCTCAAAGCCGAAAACGGCGCCGACGGCGTGGCCCTGGCCCGTCAGGAAAAACCCGACGCGGTATTGATGGACATCGTCATGCCCGGCCTCAATGGTTTTCAGGCGACTCGTCAACTGACCAAAGATCCGGAAACCGGACACATCCCGGTGATCATCATCACCACCAAGGATCAGGAAACCGACAAGGTCTGGGGCACCCGCCAGGGCGCCAAGGACTACCTGACCAAACCGGTCGACGAAGACACCCTGATCAAGACCCTGAACAACGTGCTCGAAGGCTGA
- a CDS encoding chemotaxis protein CheW, which translates to MSESLTAFELLWQIDQRCRLLAADLPSQPARQDRWSGIGFRLGEHWYVAPMGEVSEVLHEPRFTQLPGVKPWVKGVANLRGRLLPIMDLCGFFGHELSPLRKQRRVLVVEHGDVFAGLMVDEVIGLQHFEQDSFEPISISKRQGSKAEFVKGYFRREQNWRVFSLFALAKSPVFMSIAI; encoded by the coding sequence ATGAGCGAATCGCTGACCGCGTTCGAACTGCTCTGGCAAATCGACCAGCGTTGCCGCTTGCTGGCGGCGGACCTGCCGTCGCAACCGGCGCGCCAGGATCGCTGGAGCGGCATCGGCTTTCGCCTTGGCGAGCATTGGTATGTGGCGCCGATGGGCGAAGTCAGCGAAGTGCTGCACGAGCCGCGTTTCACTCAGTTGCCCGGCGTCAAGCCGTGGGTCAAGGGTGTGGCTAACCTGCGCGGGCGGCTGCTGCCGATCATGGATCTGTGCGGCTTCTTCGGGCATGAACTGTCGCCGTTGCGTAAACAGCGGCGGGTCTTGGTGGTAGAGCATGGCGATGTGTTTGCCGGGTTGATGGTCGATGAGGTTATTGGTCTGCAGCATTTCGAGCAGGACAGTTTCGAACCGATCTCGATCAGCAAGCGCCAGGGCTCGAAGGCCGAGTTCGTCAAAGGCTATTTCCGCCGCGAGCAGAACTGGCGGGTGTTCAGCTTGTTCGCGTTGGCGAAATCCCCGGTGTTCATGAGCATTGCGATATAG
- a CDS encoding TM2 domain-containing protein → MNPYQQVVQQQDTHSKIIGYLLWIFGFTGAHRFYYGKPVTGTIWFFTFGLLGIGWLIDVFLIPAMDREADLRFTAGPIEYNVAWILLTFLGALGVHRMYQGKWISGLIYLLTGGLFFLGVLYDFWTLNDQVSVRNAEGRGAFQ, encoded by the coding sequence ATGAACCCCTATCAACAAGTTGTTCAGCAGCAAGATACACACAGCAAAATCATCGGTTATCTGCTGTGGATTTTCGGATTTACTGGCGCCCACCGCTTCTATTACGGCAAGCCGGTGACCGGGACGATCTGGTTCTTCACCTTCGGTTTGCTCGGCATTGGCTGGCTGATCGACGTGTTTCTGATCCCGGCAATGGATCGCGAAGCGGATCTGCGTTTTACCGCCGGGCCGATCGAGTACAACGTGGCGTGGATTCTGCTGACGTTCCTCGGAGCATTGGGTGTGCACCGGATGTATCAGGGCAAGTGGATCAGTGGCCTGATCTATCTGCTGACGGGCGGGTTGTTCTTTCTGGGGGTGTTGTATGACTTCTGGACGCTGAATGATCAGGTTTCTGTACGCAACGCCGAGGGCAGGGGCGCCTTCCAGTAA
- a CDS encoding energy transducer TonB, whose translation MTLPSDLPAELAHRGVRPADRLGFTLFLAALIHLALLLGVGFTMVEPKQISKTLEITLATFKSEKKPQKADFLAQENQEGSGTLDKKAIPKTTEVAPFQDNQVKKVTPPPAAKPEVQEAAPKAAVTTVAPKPKKAPTKKEETKTEVKPTVDAPEFDSSQLSSDIASLEAELAKEQQLYAKRPRIHRLSAASTMRDKGAWYKDDWRKKVERIGNLNYPEEARRKQIYGNLRLMVSINRDGSLYEVLVLESSGQPLLDQAAQRIVRLAAPFAPFTGDLSDIDRLEIIRTWKFARGDKLSSN comes from the coding sequence ATGACCCTCCCGTCCGATCTGCCCGCAGAACTCGCCCACCGTGGCGTGCGCCCAGCCGATCGCCTCGGATTTACCCTATTCCTCGCGGCGCTGATCCATTTGGCGCTGCTGCTCGGCGTCGGCTTCACGATGGTCGAGCCCAAGCAAATCAGCAAAACCCTGGAAATCACCCTCGCTACCTTCAAGAGCGAAAAGAAGCCGCAGAAGGCTGACTTTCTCGCACAGGAGAATCAGGAAGGCAGCGGCACGCTGGACAAGAAGGCGATCCCGAAGACCACTGAGGTCGCGCCGTTCCAGGACAATCAGGTCAAAAAAGTCACCCCGCCCCCGGCCGCCAAGCCGGAAGTGCAGGAGGCCGCGCCCAAGGCTGCGGTGACCACCGTCGCGCCGAAGCCGAAAAAGGCACCGACCAAGAAAGAAGAAACCAAGACCGAGGTTAAACCGACGGTCGACGCACCGGAATTCGACAGCTCGCAGCTGTCCAGCGACATCGCCAGCCTCGAAGCGGAACTGGCCAAGGAACAACAGCTGTACGCCAAGCGCCCGCGCATTCACCGCTTGAGTGCGGCATCGACCATGCGCGACAAGGGTGCCTGGTACAAGGACGACTGGCGCAAGAAGGTCGAACGCATCGGCAACCTCAATTACCCCGAAGAAGCACGGCGCAAGCAGATCTACGGCAATTTGCGCCTGATGGTTTCGATCAACCGCGACGGCTCGCTGTATGAAGTGCTGGTGCTGGAGTCTTCCGGCCAGCCGCTGCTGGATCAGGCGGCGCAGCGCATTGTTCGACTGGCGGCACCGTTTGCCCCGTTTACCGGGGACTTGTCGGATATCGACCGTCTGGAAATCATTCGTACCTGGAAATTCGCCCGGGGCGACAAGCTCTCGAGCAACTGA
- a CDS encoding type IV pilus twitching motility protein PilT: MDITELLAFSAKQGASDLHLSAGLPPMIRVDGDVRRINLPALDHKQVHELIYDIMNDTQRVDFEKHLETDFSFEVPGVARFRVNAFNQNRGAGAVFRTIPSKVLSMEDLAMGDVFRKITDAPRGLVLVTGPTGSGKSTTLAAMIDYLNTHRHHHILTIEDPIEFVHESRKCLINQREVHRDTRSFATALRSALREDPDVILVGEMRDLETIRLALTAAETGHLVFGTLHTTSAAKTIDRVVDVFPGDEKSMVRSMLSESLLAVVSQTLIKKIGGGRVAAHEIMLGTSAIRNLIREDKVAQMYSAIQTGGSLGMQTLDMCLKDLVAKGLISREHAREKARTPDNF, encoded by the coding sequence ATGGATATCACTGAACTGCTGGCCTTCAGCGCCAAACAAGGCGCTTCCGACCTGCACCTGTCGGCCGGTCTGCCGCCGATGATCCGTGTCGATGGCGATGTGCGGCGGATCAATCTGCCGGCGCTGGATCACAAGCAAGTGCACGAATTGATCTACGACATCATGAACGACACCCAGCGGGTCGACTTCGAGAAACACCTGGAAACCGACTTTTCCTTCGAAGTCCCCGGTGTCGCGCGCTTTCGGGTCAATGCCTTCAACCAGAACCGTGGCGCCGGCGCTGTATTCCGTACGATTCCGTCGAAAGTGCTGAGCATGGAAGACCTCGCCATGGGCGACGTCTTCCGAAAGATCACCGATGCCCCGCGCGGGCTGGTGCTGGTCACCGGGCCGACCGGTTCGGGAAAATCGACCACACTGGCGGCGATGATCGATTACCTCAACACCCATCGCCATCATCACATCCTGACCATTGAAGACCCGATCGAATTCGTTCACGAATCGCGTAAATGCCTGATCAATCAGCGTGAAGTTCACCGCGATACCCGCAGTTTCGCCACCGCACTGCGCTCGGCGCTGCGCGAGGACCCGGACGTGATACTGGTCGGCGAGATGCGCGATCTGGAAACCATTCGCCTGGCGCTGACCGCCGCCGAAACCGGGCATCTGGTGTTCGGCACGCTGCACACCACGTCAGCGGCGAAAACCATCGACCGTGTGGTCGACGTATTCCCGGGTGACGAGAAGTCGATGGTGCGCTCGATGCTGTCGGAGTCGTTGCTGGCGGTGGTCTCGCAGACGCTGATCAAGAAGATCGGCGGCGGGCGGGTGGCGGCGCACGAGATCATGCTGGGAACGTCGGCGATCCGTAACCTGATCCGCGAGGACAAGGTCGCGCAGATGTATTCGGCGATTCAAACGGGTGGGTCGTTGGGGATGCAGACACTGGACATGTGCCTGAAAGATCTGGTGGCCAAGGGCTTGATCAGCCGCGAGCATGCGCGGGAGAAGGCGCGTACGCCGGATAATTTCTGA
- a CDS encoding aspartate carbamoyltransferase catalytic subunit, producing MTPLDTKRPLQLNDQGQLRHFLSLDGLRRELLTEILDTADSFLEVGARAVKKVPLLRGKTVCNVFFENSTRTRTTFELAAQRLSADVITLNVSTSSASKGETLLDTLRNLEAMAADMFVVRHGDSGAAHFIAEHVCPQVAIINGGDGRHAHPTQGMLDMLTIRRHKGGFENLSVAIVGDILHSRVARSNMLALKTLGCPDIRVIAPKTLLPIGIEQYGVKVYTDMTEGLKDVDVVIMLRLQRERMTGGLLPSEGEFYRLFGLTTARLAGAKPDCIVMHPGPINRGVEIESAVADGPHSVILNQVTYGIAIRMAVLSMAMSGQTAQRQFEQENAQ from the coding sequence ATGACGCCTCTAGATACCAAGCGCCCGCTGCAGCTCAATGATCAGGGCCAGCTGCGCCACTTCCTCTCGCTCGACGGCCTGCGCCGCGAGTTGCTGACGGAAATCCTCGACACTGCCGACTCGTTTCTCGAAGTCGGAGCCCGGGCGGTGAAGAAAGTCCCGTTGCTGCGCGGCAAGACCGTGTGCAACGTGTTCTTCGAAAACTCCACGCGCACCCGCACCACCTTTGAACTGGCGGCCCAGCGGCTGTCGGCGGACGTGATCACCCTGAATGTGTCGACCTCGTCGGCGAGCAAGGGCGAAACGCTGCTCGACACCTTGCGCAACCTCGAAGCCATGGCCGCCGACATGTTCGTCGTACGCCACGGTGATTCCGGCGCCGCGCACTTCATCGCCGAACATGTCTGCCCGCAAGTGGCGATCATCAACGGCGGCGACGGCCGTCACGCCCACCCGACGCAGGGCATGCTCGACATGCTCACCATCCGTCGGCACAAGGGCGGTTTCGAAAACCTCTCGGTGGCCATCGTTGGCGACATCCTGCACTCGCGGGTTGCGCGCTCTAACATGCTCGCGCTGAAAACCCTCGGTTGCCCGGACATCCGCGTGATCGCGCCGAAAACCCTGCTGCCGATCGGCATCGAGCAATACGGCGTGAAGGTTTACACCGACATGACCGAAGGCCTGAAGGACGTCGACGTGGTGATCATGCTGCGCCTGCAGCGTGAACGCATGACCGGCGGCCTGCTGCCGAGCGAAGGCGAGTTCTACCGCCTGTTCGGCCTGACCACCGCGCGTCTGGCCGGGGCCAAACCGGATTGCATCGTCATGCACCCGGGGCCGATCAACCGCGGGGTGGAGATTGAGTCGGCAGTGGCCGACGGTCCGCACTCGGTAATTCTCAACCAGGTCACTTACGGCATCGCGATTCGTATGGCTGTGCTGTCCATGGCCATGAGCGGGCAAACCGCGCAGCGTCAATTCGAGCAGGAGAACGCCCAGTGA
- the pyrR gene encoding bifunctional pyr operon transcriptional regulator/uracil phosphoribosyltransferase PyrR: protein MSLPNPADLISQMATRLKAHLAQRDITEPRYIGIRTGGIWVAQALLKELGSDAPLGTLDVSFYRDDFSQNGLHPQVRPSALPFEIEGQHLVLIDDVLMSGRTIRAAMNELFDYGRPASVTLVCLLHLDAGELPIRPNVVGATLSLAAHERVKLSGPEPLTLELQDMSL from the coding sequence ATGAGCCTGCCAAATCCCGCCGATCTGATCAGCCAGATGGCGACCCGCCTCAAGGCGCACCTTGCCCAGCGTGACATCACTGAACCGCGTTACATCGGCATCCGCACTGGCGGCATCTGGGTCGCGCAGGCCTTGCTCAAGGAATTGGGCAGCGACGCGCCACTGGGCACGCTGGATGTTTCCTTCTACCGCGACGACTTCAGCCAGAACGGCCTGCACCCGCAAGTGCGCCCGTCCGCCCTGCCCTTCGAGATCGAAGGCCAGCATCTGGTGCTGATCGACGACGTATTGATGAGCGGCCGTACCATCCGCGCCGCCATGAACGAATTGTTCGACTACGGCCGCCCGGCCAGCGTGACCCTGGTCTGCCTGCTGCACCTGGATGCCGGCGAGCTGCCGATCCGCCCCAACGTGGTCGGCGCGACCTTGTCGCTGGCGGCTCACGAACGGGTAAAGCTGTCCGGCCCCGAGCCGTTGACGCTCGAACTGCAAGACATGTCCCTTTAA
- a CDS encoding dihydroorotase codes for MKLSILGARVIDPSSGLDQITDIHVEACKIVALGAAPAGFTAVETIDAQGLIAAPGLVDLNVALREPGYSRKGSIISETRAAAAGGVTSLCCPPKTKPVLDTSAVAELILDRAREAGNTKVFPIGALSKGLDGEQLAELVALRDAGCVAFGNGLESFRNTRTLCRALEYAATFDLTVIFNSQDHDLAEGGLAHEGAVASFLGLPGIPETAETVALARDLLLVEQTGVRAHFSQLTSARGVALIAQAQARGLKVTADVALYQLILTDEALIDFSSLYHVQPPLRTRADRDGLREALKSGVVSAISSHHQPHERDAKLAPFGATEPGISSVELLLPLAMTLVEDGLLDLPTLLARLSAGPAEALRLPAGKLAVGGAADIVLFDPQASTVAGENWLSKGENCPFIGHTLPGVVRYTLVDGRISHQA; via the coding sequence GTGAAGCTCAGCATTCTCGGCGCACGCGTCATCGATCCAAGCAGCGGCCTGGATCAAATCACCGACATTCACGTTGAAGCCTGCAAGATCGTCGCCCTCGGCGCGGCCCCAGCGGGCTTCACGGCAGTAGAAACCATCGATGCCCAAGGCCTTATCGCCGCTCCAGGCCTCGTCGATCTGAACGTGGCCCTACGCGAGCCGGGTTACAGCCGCAAAGGCTCGATCATCAGCGAAACCCGCGCTGCTGCCGCCGGTGGTGTGACCAGCCTGTGCTGCCCGCCGAAAACCAAACCGGTGCTCGACACCTCCGCTGTGGCTGAGCTGATCCTTGATCGCGCTCGTGAGGCCGGCAACACCAAAGTCTTCCCGATTGGCGCGCTGAGCAAAGGTCTGGATGGCGAGCAACTGGCTGAGCTGGTTGCGCTGCGCGACGCCGGTTGTGTGGCGTTCGGCAACGGTCTCGAGAGCTTCCGCAACACCCGCACCCTGTGCCGGGCGCTGGAATACGCAGCAACCTTCGACCTGACGGTGATTTTCAACTCGCAGGATCATGATTTGGCTGAAGGCGGCTTGGCCCACGAAGGCGCCGTCGCCAGTTTCCTCGGCTTGCCAGGTATTCCGGAAACCGCTGAAACCGTGGCCCTTGCCCGCGACCTGTTGCTGGTCGAGCAGACCGGCGTGCGTGCGCATTTCAGCCAGTTGACCAGTGCTCGCGGTGTTGCCCTGATTGCTCAGGCGCAGGCGCGTGGTTTGAAAGTGACGGCGGATGTCGCGCTGTATCAGCTGATTCTGACTGACGAAGCGCTGATCGACTTCAGCAGCCTGTACCACGTGCAACCGCCGCTGCGTACGCGTGCTGACCGTGATGGTCTGCGTGAAGCGCTGAAGTCCGGTGTAGTGTCGGCGATTTCCAGCCATCACCAACCGCACGAACGCGATGCCAAACTGGCGCCGTTCGGCGCGACAGAGCCGGGCATCAGCAGTGTTGAACTGCTGCTGCCGCTGGCGATGACGCTGGTGGAGGATGGTTTGCTCGATCTGCCGACCTTGCTGGCGCGTTTGAGTGCAGGCCCGGCTGAAGCGCTGCGTCTGCCGGCCGGCAAACTGGCGGTGGGTGGGGCGGCGGATATCGTGCTGTTCGATCCGCAGGCTTCGACGGTGGCTGGTGAGAACTGGTTGTCGAAGGGTGAGAACTGCCCGTTCATTGGGCACACTTTGCCGGGTGTGGTTCGCTATACGCTGGTGGATGGGCGGATCAGCCACCAGGCTTGA
- a CDS encoding YggS family pyridoxal phosphate-dependent enzyme has translation MSTIADNIFHVGSRIQTATQAAHRPENSVQLLAVSKTKPAQALREAYAAGLRDFGENYLQEALGKQLELADLPLIWHFIGPIQSNKTRAIAEHFDWVHSVDRLKIAQRLSEQRPAELPSLNICIQVNVSGEASKSGCTPADLPALAAAISALPRLKLRGLMAIPEPTDDRAEQDAAFAAVQKLQASLDLPLDTLSMGMSHDLESAIAQGATWVRIGTALFGARDYSQS, from the coding sequence ATGTCCACGATAGCAGACAACATTTTCCACGTTGGTTCGCGCATCCAGACCGCGACCCAGGCCGCACACCGTCCTGAAAACAGCGTCCAGTTGCTCGCCGTGAGCAAGACCAAACCCGCCCAGGCCCTGCGCGAGGCATATGCCGCCGGCCTGCGTGACTTTGGCGAGAACTACCTGCAGGAAGCCTTGGGTAAACAGCTCGAACTGGCCGACCTGCCCTTGATCTGGCACTTCATCGGCCCCATTCAATCGAACAAGACTCGCGCGATTGCCGAGCATTTCGACTGGGTGCACTCCGTGGATCGCCTGAAAATCGCTCAACGTCTGTCCGAACAGCGCCCGGCCGAGCTGCCGTCGCTGAACATCTGCATTCAGGTCAATGTCAGCGGCGAAGCCAGTAAATCCGGCTGCACTCCGGCTGACCTGCCGGCATTGGCCGCCGCGATCAGCGCACTGCCGCGCCTGAAACTGCGCGGACTGATGGCGATTCCCGAGCCAACCGACGACCGCGCCGAGCAAGACGCGGCCTTCGCCGCCGTGCAGAAATTGCAGGCGAGCCTTGATCTGCCGCTCGACACACTTTCCATGGGCATGAGCCACGACCTTGAGTCGGCCATCGCCCAAGGCGCCACTTGGGTTCGTATCGGTACGGCCCTGTTTGGCGCCCGCGACTATTCCCAATCTTGA
- the pilG gene encoding twitching motility response regulator PilG: MEQQSSALKVMVIDDSKTIRRTAETLLKNVGCEVITAIDGFDALAKIADNHPGIIFVDIMMPRLDGYQTCALIKNNSAFKATPVIMLSSRDGLFDKAKGRIVGSDQFLTKPFSKEELLNAIQAHVPGFAAVLPQ; encoded by the coding sequence ATGGAACAGCAGTCCAGCGCCTTGAAGGTCATGGTCATCGACGACTCGAAAACGATTCGTCGCACCGCCGAAACCTTATTGAAGAATGTCGGCTGCGAAGTGATCACGGCGATCGACGGTTTCGACGCGTTGGCGAAGATCGCCGACAACCATCCCGGGATCATTTTTGTCGACATCATGATGCCGCGTCTGGATGGTTATCAGACCTGCGCTTTAATCAAGAACAACAGTGCGTTCAAGGCGACGCCGGTGATCATGCTGTCATCGCGTGACGGGCTGTTCGACAAGGCCAAGGGGCGGATTGTCGGTTCTGATCAATTTTTGACCAAGCCTTTCAGCAAGGAAGAACTGCTCAACGCGATCCAGGCCCATGTTCCGGGCTTCGCCGCCGTTTTGCCGCAGTAA
- the gshB gene encoding glutathione synthase, producing MSVRVGIVMDPIASISYKKDSSLAMLLAAQKRGWELFYMEQRDLYQGEGQARARMKPLKVFANPEKWFELDAEQDNLLSDLDVILMRKDPPFDMEFVYSTYLLEQAETAGVLVVNKPQSLRDCNEKLFATLFPQCTPPTIVSRRADVLREFAAKHGDVILKPLDGMGGTSIFRHRAGDPNLSVILETLTALGGQQIMGQAYLPAIKDGDKRILMIDGEPVDYCLARIPAQGETRGNLAAGGRGEARPLTDKDRWIAAQVGPTLREKGLLFVGLDVIGESLTEINVTSPTCIREIDNAFGTDIGGLLMDAIEKKLQASSRKQQA from the coding sequence ATGAGCGTTCGCGTCGGGATTGTCATGGACCCTATCGCCAGCATCTCCTATAAAAAGGATAGCTCGCTGGCCATGCTGCTGGCCGCGCAGAAGCGTGGCTGGGAACTGTTCTATATGGAACAGCGTGACCTGTATCAGGGTGAAGGTCAGGCCCGGGCGCGCATGAAGCCGCTGAAAGTCTTCGCCAACCCGGAAAAATGGTTCGAACTGGACGCCGAGCAGGACAACCTGCTGAGCGATCTGGACGTGATCCTGATGCGCAAGGATCCGCCGTTCGACATGGAGTTCGTTTACTCCACTTACCTGCTCGAACAGGCCGAAACCGCTGGCGTGCTGGTGGTGAACAAGCCGCAGAGCCTGCGCGACTGCAATGAAAAGCTGTTCGCCACGCTGTTCCCGCAGTGCACGCCGCCAACCATCGTCAGCCGCCGCGCCGACGTGCTGCGTGAATTCGCCGCCAAGCACGGCGACGTGATCCTCAAGCCGCTGGACGGCATGGGCGGTACTTCGATCTTCCGCCACCGCGCAGGCGACCCGAACCTGTCGGTGATTCTGGAAACCCTGACCGCCCTCGGTGGCCAGCAGATCATGGGCCAGGCCTACCTGCCAGCGATCAAGGACGGTGACAAACGCATTCTGATGATCGACGGCGAGCCGGTGGATTACTGCCTGGCGCGGATTCCGGCGCAGGGCGAAACCCGTGGCAACCTGGCGGCCGGTGGCCGTGGCGAAGCGCGTCCGCTGACCGACAAGGATCGCTGGATTGCTGCACAGGTCGGTCCGACCCTGCGTGAGAAAGGTCTGCTGTTCGTTGGTCTCGATGTCATCGGTGAAAGCCTGACCGAAATCAACGTCACCAGCCCGACTTGCATCCGTGAGATCGACAACGCCTTCGGCACCGACATTGGCGGCCTGCTGATGGACGCGATCGAGAAGAAGCTGCAAGCCTCGAGCCGCAAGCAGCAAGCTTGA
- a CDS encoding YqgE/AlgH family protein: MKNVSPSYLKHQFLIAMPHMADPNFAHTLTYIVEHTANGAMGIVVNRPQELNLADILEQLRPDIDPPALCQHVPIFIGGPVQTDRGFVLHPAGKTFQATAQLDGDLALSTSQDVLFAIADGVGPAKSLIALGYAGWEAGQLEAELADNAWLNCPYDADILFNTSSELRLEAAARHLGINLSLLTSQAGHA, from the coding sequence ATGAAAAACGTCAGCCCCAGCTACCTCAAGCATCAATTCCTGATCGCCATGCCACACATGGCCGACCCGAACTTTGCCCACACCTTGACCTACATCGTCGAGCACACGGCCAATGGCGCTATGGGGATTGTGGTCAACCGGCCGCAAGAGCTGAATCTGGCCGACATTCTTGAGCAACTGCGCCCGGACATCGACCCGCCAGCACTCTGCCAGCACGTACCGATCTTTATCGGCGGCCCGGTGCAGACCGATCGCGGTTTCGTCCTTCACCCGGCGGGCAAGACCTTCCAGGCCACCGCGCAGCTGGACGGCGATCTGGCCCTCTCGACCTCGCAGGACGTGCTGTTCGCCATCGCTGACGGCGTCGGCCCGGCAAAAAGCCTGATTGCCCTCGGTTACGCCGGTTGGGAAGCCGGGCAGCTGGAAGCAGAACTTGCCGACAACGCCTGGCTGAACTGCCCGTACGACGCCGACATCCTGTTCAACACCAGCAGCGAACTGCGCCTCGAAGCGGCAGCCAGGCACTTGGGGATCAACCTCAGCCTGCTGACCAGCCAGGCAGGTCACGCCTGA
- a CDS encoding C40 family peptidase, producing MRPFFKTWLTICLLMPLAAHATNREQRLPNVNGFTPKSHASAPSSKSSKSKTTTLSSKSHSKLVPPMASKESSNVLSRAVNVLGTPYRWGGSSPSKGFDCSGLVKYAFNDATFDLPRTSNAMASGHGEKVERKDLKPGDLIFFNIKSRRVNHVAIYLGNDRFIHAPRRGKAVSIDTLNKPYWQQHYVVAKRVLPKEQSQMRVVQR from the coding sequence ATGCGACCATTTTTCAAGACATGGCTAACCATCTGCCTATTAATGCCACTGGCCGCCCACGCCACCAATCGTGAGCAACGTCTTCCTAACGTTAACGGCTTTACCCCTAAATCCCATGCTTCGGCTCCCTCGAGCAAAAGCAGCAAAAGCAAAACCACCACGCTGAGCAGCAAGAGCCACAGCAAGCTGGTGCCACCGATGGCGAGCAAGGAAAGCAGCAATGTGCTGAGCCGTGCGGTAAACGTCCTCGGTACACCTTATCGTTGGGGCGGCAGCAGCCCAAGTAAAGGTTTCGATTGCAGCGGTCTGGTGAAATACGCGTTCAACGACGCTACGTTCGACCTGCCACGCACCTCGAATGCCATGGCCAGCGGTCACGGCGAGAAAGTCGAGCGCAAGGATCTGAAGCCGGGAGACCTGATTTTCTTCAACATTAAGAGCCGTCGGGTCAACCACGTTGCCATCTACCTGGGCAACGACCGCTTCATCCACGCGCCTCGTCGTGGCAAAGCGGTGAGCATCGATACGCTGAACAAGCCGTACTGGCAGCAGCATTACGTGGTTGCCAAGCGTGTGTTGCCGAAAGAACAAAGCCAGATGCGCGTGGTTCAGCGCTAA